The sequence GTTTTAGTAGATGAATATGGCTATATATGTTATCTAGTGATTGATACTGAATTTTGGGTTTTTGGTAAAAAAGTTTTGCTACCTAGTGGTCTTTGTCAGTTTGATTATCTCAACAATCGCGTCTATGCTAATGGTTTGACTAAGCAGCAAGTACAAATTTTACCCAAATATGACAATAATACGTTGGTAGACTATGATTATGAAGAAATAGTCAA comes from Gloeocapsa sp. PCC 73106 and encodes:
- a CDS encoding PRC-barrel domain-containing protein, giving the protein MGLLTIDKYDINYQVTIFQGHDLKSYSVYADNSHFDKDKVGLVHDVLVDEYGYICYLVIDTEFWVFGKKVLLPSGLCQFDYLNNRVYANGLTKQQVQILPKYDNNTLVDYDYEEIVKRIYRDFKDYKKS